A genomic region of Nitrospinota bacterium contains the following coding sequences:
- the guaA gene encoding glutamine-hydrolyzing GMP synthase, giving the protein MMTDIHKEKILVFDFGSQYTQLIARRIRESNVYCEIVPYDISSKKVKKLKPKGIVFSGGPASIYLPKSPVCDRDIFNLDIPILGICYGIQLMVYLMGGEVEGSKKREYGKIKLQVLDDSDLFYGLGNKSKSLTVWMSHGDKVTKIPKNFSIIAKTDNSPIAAVRDKKSRLYGLQFHPEVVHTPKGKDILNNFIFRICRCSPEWTMKSFIEYSIQNIKKTAGDKKVVCALSGGVDSSVVALLTHKAVGKELTCIFVNNGLLRKDEEQQVIETFKKNFDIDIHYVDAKMRFLNRLRNVVDPEKKRKIIGEEFISVFEAEAKKFGKVDFLAQGTLYPDVIESTSHRGPSATIKTHHNVGGLPKKMRFKLIEPLKELFKDEVRCLGKELGIPKHILSRHPFPGPGLAVRILGPVTKERIKILQEADAILIEELKKKNLYDDIWQAFAVLLPIKTVGVMGDERTYENAIGIRAVTSLDGMTADWARIPYDVLNKISNRTINEVKGVNRVVFDISSKPPSTIEWE; this is encoded by the coding sequence ATGATGACGGATATTCATAAAGAAAAGATTTTGGTATTTGACTTTGGCTCTCAATATACGCAGTTGATTGCGAGAAGGATTAGAGAAAGCAATGTCTATTGTGAGATCGTTCCGTATGATATCAGCTCAAAGAAAGTTAAGAAATTAAAACCGAAGGGAATCGTATTCTCAGGCGGACCTGCAAGCATCTATTTACCTAAAAGCCCTGTTTGTGATAGAGACATCTTCAATCTGGATATACCCATTTTGGGTATCTGCTATGGGATTCAGCTAATGGTCTATCTAATGGGTGGAGAGGTTGAAGGGTCAAAAAAAAGAGAATATGGAAAGATTAAGCTTCAGGTCTTAGATGATTCTGATTTGTTTTATGGATTGGGAAATAAATCAAAGAGCCTGACAGTCTGGATGAGCCATGGTGACAAGGTCACGAAGATTCCAAAAAATTTTTCAATTATTGCAAAGACAGACAATTCTCCTATCGCGGCTGTAAGGGATAAAAAATCCCGGCTGTATGGCCTTCAATTTCACCCTGAGGTCGTTCATACCCCCAAGGGTAAAGATATTCTCAATAATTTTATATTTAGGATTTGTCGTTGCTCTCCTGAATGGACGATGAAATCCTTCATTGAATATTCAATACAGAACATCAAAAAGACAGCAGGCGATAAGAAGGTTGTGTGTGCCCTAAGCGGTGGGGTCGATTCATCTGTAGTTGCTCTTTTAACCCACAAGGCCGTTGGAAAGGAACTAACGTGTATTTTTGTTAACAATGGATTATTAAGAAAAGATGAAGAGCAACAGGTAATAGAGACCTTTAAGAAAAATTTTGATATAGACATTCATTATGTTGATGCAAAGATGAGGTTTTTAAACAGGTTAAGAAATGTTGTCGATCCGGAAAAGAAGAGAAAGATTATTGGCGAAGAATTTATCTCTGTCTTTGAAGCCGAGGCCAAGAAATTTGGCAAGGTCGATTTTCTGGCTCAGGGCACTTTATATCCGGATGTTATTGAGAGTACTTCCCACAGAGGTCCATCAGCAACCATAAAGACACATCATAATGTAGGAGGGCTTCCTAAAAAAATGAGATTTAAACTTATAGAGCCTCTTAAGGAACTATTCAAGGATGAGGTGAGGTGTTTGGGCAAGGAACTTGGTATTCCCAAACACATCTTGTCAAGACATCCCTTCCCAGGGCCTGGGCTTGCAGTGAGGATTCTTGGACCGGTTACAAAAGAAAGGATTAAGATATTGCAAGAGGCAGATGCGATACTTATCGAAGAGTTAAAAAAGAAAAATCTCTATGACGACATCTGGCAGGCCTTTGCTGTTTTATTGCCTATAAAGACCGTTGGAGTTATGGGTGATGAAAGAACATATGAGAATGCTATTGGAATAAGAGCTGTTACGAGCTTGGACGGGATGACCGCTGATTGGGCAAGGATACCGTATGATGTTCTTAATAAGATTTCTAATAGGACCATCAATGAAGTTAAAGGGGTAAACAGAGTGGTCTTTGACATAAGTTCTAAACCCCCA